The proteins below come from a single Eucalyptus grandis isolate ANBG69807.140 chromosome 3, ASM1654582v1, whole genome shotgun sequence genomic window:
- the LOC104439568 gene encoding F-box protein At5g07610 translates to MKLQGYSAAEIIAANEDLISEILLLLPARSLLRFKCVSKLWLSIISGPRFSRRHARLHAGSGASGVVLRRTPSDHQFLPLGGGGGDSPLSGFPFKCLDFAPDPAGLKILQSCGGLLLCCSFRKIGCRRNYYVFNPTTRQFAMLPQLGGASSCAITVYGVSLAFDPSKSSHYDVVCVRSTVESAYYYQIEIYSSRDRGWRLSGSPFVAPFDMVFDNGVFWNGGVHWISPTGASLCFDVKKEQFRTMPRLPISENRGCRRFRYFGESHGHLHFFEIYGSRTAQFKIFELEKDYSGWFVKYHVELDSIVSAFPEVVRNYMDPDYMNYYAFVMLHLVREGNNEESSLLVHLPGKILTYNVGDKTFRKLYEIPADQSNGYGSLQYGWLDAYEFIETLAPI, encoded by the coding sequence ATGAAGCTGCAGGGCTATTCGGCCGCCGAGATCATCGCGGCCAACGAGGACCTCATCTCCgagatcctcctcctcctccccgcccGCTCCCTCCTCCGCTTCAAGTGCGTCTCCAAGCTCTGGCTCTCCATCATCTCCGGCCCCCGCTTCTCCCGCCGCCACGCCCGCCTCCACGCCGGCTCCGGGGCCTCCGGCGTCGTGCTCCGCCGCACCCCCTCGGACCACCAGTTCCTGCCGCtgggcgggggcggcggcgatTCTCCTCTATCTGGGTTCCCGTTCAAGTGCCTCGATTTCGCCCCCGACCCCGCGGGCCTGAAGATCCTGCAGTCCTGCGGCGGGCTGCTCCTGTGCTGCAGCTTCCGCAAGATCGGGTGTCGGCGTAATTACTACGTCTTTAATCCGACGACGAGGCAGTTCGCAATGCTTCCCCAGCTCGGGGGTGCTTCCTCCTGCGCGATTACTGTTTATGGAGTGAGTTTGGCCTTCGACCCTTCTAAATCGTCCCACTATGACGTCGTTTGCGTTCGAAGCACCGTTGAGTCCGCGTACTATTATCAAATTGAGATTTACTCGTCTCGAGACCGCGGATGGAGGCTTTCTGGGTCTCCTTTTGTCGCTCCCTTCGATATGGTGTTCGACAATGGCGTCTTTTGGAATGGTGGGGTTCACTGGATTAGCCCAACGGGGGCTTCCCTGTGCTTCGATGTCAAGAAAGAGCAGTTTCGGACGATGCCAAGGCTTCCCATTTCGGAGAATCGGGGGTGTAGGAGGTTCAGGTATTTTGGGGAGTCTCATgggcatttgcatttttttgagATTTATGGGTCACGGACTgctcaatttaagatttttgagtTGGAAAAGGATTATTCGGGGTGGTTTGTTAAATACCACGTGGAGCTTGATTCTATCGTGAGTGCTTTCCCAGAGGTGGTGCGCAATTACATGGATCCGGACTATATGAATTACTATGCGTTCGTTATGCTTCATCTGGTCAGAGAAGGGAACAACGAGGAGTCATCGCTGTTAGTTCATTTACCAGGTAAAATCTTGACATATAATGTTGGTGACAAGACTTTCAGGAAGCTTTATGAGATACCGGCGGATCAATCTAATGGGTATGGCTCATTACAATATGGGTGGCTTGATGCTTATGAATTTATCGAGACATTAGCTCCCATTTGA
- the LOC104437310 gene encoding serine carboxypeptidase-like 13 gives MPSLPPSLVLFLLAAIATVASLASCSVIVKNLPGYSGDLPFTLETGYVGVGEDEVVQLFYYFVESDRSPSQDPLLLWIDGGPGCSSLAGFFFQNGPLNFQTSGYNGSLPSLHPNPYSWTQGMNIIFLDAPVGTGFSYSTTTDGYNVDDYSFVAHSYEFLQKWFVNHTQFLENQFYIGGSSYSGMAVPMLVETIVDGNEAGNEPTINVKGFLMSNPVTDAFIDDNSRIEYGNRMALISDQLYEAAKTNCDGDYVNVGDDNLQCVVDLNAINELTSKVLTVHILEPDCSNALPDPQDDASVRRYLQENATAASTDDPLKGPALWCRNYNHMVCYIWANLKSVQEALQVRPGTKTYWPYCNSTLAYTKVISSVVDYHKNLTKGNIRGLIFSGDHDMSIPHIGTQAWINALNLTLDESWRVWSVDGQTAGYAKKYIKDDYSLTFVTVKGAGHFAAEYKVKECFQLVDRWMAYYPV, from the exons ATGCCATCTCTTCCTCCCTCGCTCGTCCTGTTTCTCCTCGCCGCCATTGCCACGGTGGCTTCTCTCGCTTCCTGCTCCGTCATCGTCAAGAACCTGCCCGGGTACTCCGGCGACCTCCCGTTCACGCTCGAAACCGG GTACGTGGGAGTAGGTGAGGACGAGGTAGTGCAGCTGTTTTACTACTTCGTGGAGTCGGATAGGAGCCCTTCCCAAGACCCTCTTCTTCTCTGGATCGACGGTGGCCCTGGCTGCTCCAGCCTGGCCggcttcttcttccaaaatg GTCCACTAAATTTTCAGACAAGTGGTTACAATGGTAGCTTACCCTCTCTCCATCCCAATCCATATTCATGGACCCAG GGCATGAACATCATATTCTTGGACGCACCTGTGGGGACGGGGTTCTCTTACTCGACCACCACCGACGGCTACAACGTGGATGACTACTCTTTTGTGGCGCACAGCTATGAATTCTTGCAAAAG TGGTTTGTAAATCATACGCAATTTTTGGAGAACCAGTTCTACATCGGTGGCTCCTCTTATTCCGGAATGGCTGTTCCTATGCTCGTTGAAACGATAGTGGACG GAAATGAAGCTGGGAACGAGCCAACGATCAACGTGAAG GGTTTCCTGATGAGCAACCCCGTGACGGATGCATTCATAGACGATAACTCAAGAATTGAGTATGGCAATCGAATGGCGCTCATTTCAGACCAGCTTTACGAG GCGGCCAAAACAAACTGCGATGGCGACTATGTGAATGTTGGCGATGATAATCTTCAATGCGTCGTTGATCTGAATGCCATCAACGAG CTCACCTCCAAAGTCCTGACGGTCCACATTCTGGAGCCGGATTGCAGCAACGCCCTGCCCGATCCACAAGATGACGCTTCCGTTCGAAGATATCTCCAGGAAAACGCCACGGCCGCATCCACGGACGACCCCCTCAAAGGTCCTGCGCTCTGGTGCCGT AACTACAACCACATGGTCTGCTATATCTGGGCGAACCTTAAAAGCGTCCAAGAAGCACTTCAAGTCCGACCg GGGACCAAGACCTACTGGCCATACTGCAACAGCACGTTAGCTTACACCAAGGTCATCAGCAGCGTCGTTGATTATCACAAGAACCTCACCAAAGGAAACATACGGGGTCTCATCTTCAG TGGGGATCATGATATGTCAATTCCGCACATCGGTACTCAAGCGTGGATAAACGCTCTGAATCTGACTTTAGATGAGAGCTGGAGAGTGTGGTCTGTGGATGGCCAGACCGCAGG GTATGCCAAGAAGTACATTAAGGATGATTATAGCTTGACGTTTGTCACAGTCAAG GGAGCAGGACATTTCGCAGCAGAATACAAGGTCAAGGAGTGTTTTCAACTGGTGGATAGATGGATGGCTTACTACCCCGTGTAA
- the LOC104437311 gene encoding ethanolamine-phosphate cytidylyltransferase isoform X2 encodes MEHESLNNWIWDGLYYHPHLFGGLMLTAALLGLSTGYFGGIGVPSLPHLWSDVGIFQKKKRGKKRVRVYMDGCFDLMHYGHANALRQAKALGDELVVGVVSDEEIVANKGPPVLTMEERLALVSGLKWVDEVIPNAPYAITEQFMKSLFNEHKIDYIIHGDDPCLLPDGTDAYALAKKAGRYKQIKRTEGVSSTDIVGRILLLLKDAKRNDSLLNGEHQESISEDARVSQFLPTSRRIVQFSNAKGPDPNARIVYIDGAFDLFHAGHVEILKRARQLGDFLLVGLHTDYIVSEHRGKHHPIMHLHERSLSVLACRYVDEVIIGAPWEVSKDMITTFNISLVVHGTIAESNPLALVGIDPYAVPKSMGIFRLLESSNNITTSSIAQRIVANHEAYMSDAILLVGCPLFSRSYCNLE; translated from the exons ATGGAGCATGAAAGCCTGAACAACTGGATATGGGATGGACTATATTACCACCCGCATCTTTTTGGTGGGCTCATGCTAACAGCAGCTTTGCTCGGCTTGTCTACGGGCTATTTTGGGGGCATTGGGGTCCCGTCGTTGCCGCATTTGTGGTCGGATGTGGGCATTTTCCAGAAGAAGAAGCGCGGGAAGAAGCGTGTTCGTGTTTACATGGACGGATGCTTTGATCTGATGCATTATGGGCATGCTAATGCCTTGAGGCAAGCAAAGGCCTTGGGGGATGAATTGGTGGTGGGAGTTGTCAGTGACGAGGAGATCGTAGCCAACAAGGGTCCCCCAGTTCTAACCATGGAAGAGAG GCTTGCACTTGTTAGCGGGTTGAAGTGGGTGGATGAAGTTATACCAAATGCTCCTTATGCAATAACAGAGCAGTTTATGAAGAGTCTTTTTAATGAGCATAAAATTGACTACATTATCCATGGCGATGACCCTTGCCTGCTCCCAGATGGAACAGATGCTTATGCCTTGGCAAAGAAAGCCGGACGGTACAAGCAAATCAAACGCACTGAAGGTGTCTCCAGCACAGATATTGTAG GAAGgattcttttacttttaaagGATGCAAAACGCAACGATTCTTTGTTGAATGGAGAGCACCAAGAATCTATATCAGAGGATGCCCGCGTTTCCCAATTTCTACCAACATCCCGCCGCATAGTACAATTTTCGAATGCTAAG GGTCCCGATCCAAATGCTCGTATTGTGTACATTGACGGTGCATTTGATCTCTTTCATGCTGGACATGTCGAG ATCTTGAAGAGAGCCAGGCAACTCGGGGACTTCCTCTTAGTTGGTCTCCATACTGACTATATTGTGAG TGAACACAGAGGGAAACACCATCCAATTATGCATTTGCATGAGCGCAGTCTCAGTGTTCTAGCTTGTCGTTATGTTGATGAAGTCATCATTGGTGCACCTTGGGAGGTTTCAAAGGACATG ATAACAACATTCAATATATCTTTGGTTGTGCATGGCACAATTGCTGAGTCCAATCCTTTGGCTCTG GTTGGAATTGATCCATATGCTGTTCCTAAGTCCATGGGAATTTTTCGGTTGCTTGAGAGCTCAAATAACATAACCACTTCTTCGATAGCCCAAAGAATTGTTGCTAATCATGAGGCTTATATG TCTGACGCAATTTTGCTGGTGGGGTGCCCGCTCTTTTCAAGAAGTTATTGCAATCTTGAATGA
- the LOC104437311 gene encoding ethanolamine-phosphate cytidylyltransferase isoform X1, which produces MEHESLNNWIWDGLYYHPHLFGGLMLTAALLGLSTGYFGGIGVPSLPHLWSDVGIFQKKKRGKKRVRVYMDGCFDLMHYGHANALRQAKALGDELVVGVVSDEEIVANKGPPVLTMEERLALVSGLKWVDEVIPNAPYAITEQFMKSLFNEHKIDYIIHGDDPCLLPDGTDAYALAKKAGRYKQIKRTEGVSSTDIVGRILLLLKDAKRNDSLLNGEHQESISEDARVSQFLPTSRRIVQFSNAKGPDPNARIVYIDGAFDLFHAGHVEILKRARQLGDFLLVGLHTDYIVSEHRGKHHPIMHLHERSLSVLACRYVDEVIIGAPWEVSKDMITTFNISLVVHGTIAESNPLALVGIDPYAVPKSMGIFRLLESSNNITTSSIAQRIVANHEAYMKRNAKKAEGERKYYAEKKYVAGN; this is translated from the exons ATGGAGCATGAAAGCCTGAACAACTGGATATGGGATGGACTATATTACCACCCGCATCTTTTTGGTGGGCTCATGCTAACAGCAGCTTTGCTCGGCTTGTCTACGGGCTATTTTGGGGGCATTGGGGTCCCGTCGTTGCCGCATTTGTGGTCGGATGTGGGCATTTTCCAGAAGAAGAAGCGCGGGAAGAAGCGTGTTCGTGTTTACATGGACGGATGCTTTGATCTGATGCATTATGGGCATGCTAATGCCTTGAGGCAAGCAAAGGCCTTGGGGGATGAATTGGTGGTGGGAGTTGTCAGTGACGAGGAGATCGTAGCCAACAAGGGTCCCCCAGTTCTAACCATGGAAGAGAG GCTTGCACTTGTTAGCGGGTTGAAGTGGGTGGATGAAGTTATACCAAATGCTCCTTATGCAATAACAGAGCAGTTTATGAAGAGTCTTTTTAATGAGCATAAAATTGACTACATTATCCATGGCGATGACCCTTGCCTGCTCCCAGATGGAACAGATGCTTATGCCTTGGCAAAGAAAGCCGGACGGTACAAGCAAATCAAACGCACTGAAGGTGTCTCCAGCACAGATATTGTAG GAAGgattcttttacttttaaagGATGCAAAACGCAACGATTCTTTGTTGAATGGAGAGCACCAAGAATCTATATCAGAGGATGCCCGCGTTTCCCAATTTCTACCAACATCCCGCCGCATAGTACAATTTTCGAATGCTAAG GGTCCCGATCCAAATGCTCGTATTGTGTACATTGACGGTGCATTTGATCTCTTTCATGCTGGACATGTCGAG ATCTTGAAGAGAGCCAGGCAACTCGGGGACTTCCTCTTAGTTGGTCTCCATACTGACTATATTGTGAG TGAACACAGAGGGAAACACCATCCAATTATGCATTTGCATGAGCGCAGTCTCAGTGTTCTAGCTTGTCGTTATGTTGATGAAGTCATCATTGGTGCACCTTGGGAGGTTTCAAAGGACATG ATAACAACATTCAATATATCTTTGGTTGTGCATGGCACAATTGCTGAGTCCAATCCTTTGGCTCTG GTTGGAATTGATCCATATGCTGTTCCTAAGTCCATGGGAATTTTTCGGTTGCTTGAGAGCTCAAATAACATAACCACTTCTTCGATAGCCCAAAGAATTGTTGCTAATCATGAGGCTTATATG AAACGCAATGCAAAGAAGGCAGAGGGTGAGAGGAAATATTATGCAGAGAAGAAGTATGTAGCAGGCAATTAG